A region of Streptomyces cinnamoneus DNA encodes the following proteins:
- a CDS encoding 3'-5' exonuclease, producing MGWHEEPLIGFDLETTGTDPARARIVTAAVLETKGGEVVASRLWLADPGVPIPAEAAAIHGVTDERAAAEGRPAREVVDEIAAVLTGHWSTGAPVVAYNAGFDLSLLTAELRRHRLPSLGERLDDGRKTGPVVDPYTIDRAVDRYRKGRRTLQAVCREYGVVLDDWHEAGADALAAVRVARALAARHERIAGAALEELHRDQIRWYGEWAAGYQTWLRGQGDADAVVDGAWPLR from the coding sequence ATGGGCTGGCACGAGGAGCCGCTGATCGGCTTCGACCTGGAGACGACGGGCACGGATCCGGCCCGGGCACGGATCGTCACGGCGGCGGTCCTGGAGACCAAGGGCGGCGAGGTGGTGGCGAGCCGGCTGTGGCTGGCCGACCCGGGCGTGCCGATCCCGGCCGAGGCGGCGGCCATCCACGGCGTCACGGACGAGCGGGCGGCCGCCGAGGGCAGGCCCGCCCGCGAGGTCGTGGACGAGATAGCGGCCGTCCTGACCGGCCACTGGTCGACGGGCGCGCCCGTCGTGGCGTACAACGCCGGCTTCGACCTCAGTCTCCTCACCGCCGAACTGCGGCGCCACCGGCTGCCCTCGCTCGGCGAGCGGCTGGACGACGGCCGCAAGACCGGGCCCGTCGTCGATCCGTACACCATCGACCGGGCCGTCGACCGCTACCGCAAGGGCCGGCGCACCCTCCAGGCCGTCTGCCGGGAGTACGGCGTGGTGCTCGACGACTGGCACGAGGCGGGGGCGGACGCCCTGGCGGCGGTCCGGGTGGCCCGGGCGCTGGCGGCGCGGCACGAGCGGATAGCCGGGGCCGCCCTGGAGGAGCTGCACCGCGACCAGATCCGGTGGTACGGGGAGTGGGCGGCCGGCTATCAGACGTGGCTGCGCGGCCAGGGCGACGCGGACGCGGTGGTGGACGGGGCCTGGCCGCTGCGCTGA
- a CDS encoding phosphotransferase enzyme family protein, with amino-acid sequence MDAAFTEQRARALLALTDAAGSAADAELLALGENAVFAVGGLVAKVGRDASLVPRARRELRVGAWLEDCGVPAVRPAASEVLIADGHPVTLWHRLPQAVRPASPADLAKLLRRLHALPAPGFGLPRRDLLGGVERWLRLAGDAVDPADADYLRERRDGFAAATAALTPHLEPGPIHGDALPRNVHVGPDGPVLVDLETFAVDLREHDLVVTALSRDRYGLDPEAYAAFVRAYGWDVREWEGCAVLRGARETASCAWVAQHAPGNPAALAEFRRRVASLRDGDPAVRWYPF; translated from the coding sequence GTGGACGCGGCATTCACGGAGCAGCGGGCACGGGCGCTGCTCGCCCTGACGGACGCGGCCGGGTCCGCCGCGGACGCGGAGCTGCTGGCGCTCGGCGAGAACGCGGTCTTCGCCGTCGGCGGCCTGGTCGCCAAGGTGGGCCGGGACGCCTCGCTCGTCCCGCGCGCCCGCCGTGAACTGCGCGTCGGCGCCTGGCTGGAGGACTGCGGCGTGCCCGCCGTACGGCCGGCCGCCTCCGAGGTGCTGATCGCCGACGGCCACCCGGTGACGCTCTGGCACCGTCTCCCCCAGGCCGTGCGCCCGGCCTCCCCCGCCGATCTGGCCAAGCTGCTGCGCCGCCTCCACGCGCTGCCGGCGCCCGGCTTCGGCCTGCCCCGGCGCGACCTCCTCGGCGGGGTCGAGCGCTGGCTGCGGCTGGCCGGCGACGCCGTCGACCCGGCTGACGCGGACTATCTGCGTGAGCGCCGCGACGGCTTCGCCGCGGCGACCGCGGCGCTGACGCCGCACCTGGAGCCGGGGCCGATCCACGGCGACGCGCTGCCCCGCAACGTCCACGTCGGCCCCGACGGCCCGGTGCTGGTGGACCTGGAGACCTTCGCCGTGGACCTGCGGGAGCACGACCTGGTGGTGACGGCGCTCAGCCGGGACCGGTACGGGCTGGACCCGGAGGCCTATGCCGCCTTCGTGCGCGCCTACGGCTGGGACGTGCGGGAATGGGAGGGCTGCGCCGTGCTGCGCGGGGCCCGGGAGACGGCGAGTTGCGCCTGGGTGGCGCAGCACGCCCCGGGCAACCCGGCGGCGCTGGCGGAGTTCCGCCGGCGGGTCGCGTCGCTGCGGGACGGTGACCCGGCCGTGCGGTGGTATCCCTTCTGA
- a CDS encoding LysE family translocator, translating into MTTAMLGFALFSLLVTMAPGPDTLLVLRNCLRGGRRTGSATALGAAVGSLAWGVAAAFGLAAALQRWDAAFTVVRLAGAAYLVFLGAQALWAQRRAARAAAGPQEAYGAQEPAGRAPGLGEAFRQGLLSCLLNPKVGVFFVAVVPQFLPEGGSPLGATLLFGVVDAVIAAAWMLLVAVCAARMLTWLRRPRVHRNLERATGGVLVALGVGTAAESV; encoded by the coding sequence GTGACCACCGCGATGCTCGGCTTTGCTCTGTTCTCCCTCCTGGTGACCATGGCCCCCGGCCCCGACACCCTGCTCGTCCTGCGCAACTGTCTTCGCGGCGGCCGCCGTACGGGGAGCGCCACGGCTCTCGGTGCGGCCGTCGGTTCGCTCGCCTGGGGTGTGGCCGCGGCCTTCGGCCTGGCGGCGGCGCTCCAGCGGTGGGACGCGGCCTTCACCGTCGTGCGTCTGGCCGGCGCGGCCTACCTGGTCTTCCTCGGGGCGCAGGCGCTGTGGGCCCAGCGCCGCGCCGCGCGAGCCGCCGCCGGGCCGCAGGAGGCGTACGGGGCGCAGGAGCCGGCGGGCCGGGCGCCCGGCCTGGGTGAGGCGTTCCGGCAGGGACTGCTGAGCTGCCTGCTCAACCCCAAGGTGGGGGTCTTCTTCGTGGCCGTGGTGCCGCAGTTCCTGCCCGAGGGCGGCTCGCCGCTGGGGGCGACGCTGCTCTTCGGCGTGGTGGACGCGGTCATCGCCGCTGCGTGGATGCTGCTGGTCGCGGTGTGCGCCGCCCGCATGCTGACCTGGCTGCGGCGCCCCCGCGTCCACCGCAACCTGGAACGCGCCACGGGCGGGGTGCTGGTGGCCCTGGGCGTCGGAACGGCGGCGGAGTCGGTCTGA
- a CDS encoding NAD(P)H-binding protein has product MTILVTGSRGRVARALIGLLHDRGHAVRASSREAGDLGLPAGTEVVRCALDDPSTFPAALEGVSSVFLYAEPAHIDAFVEEAAQAGVQHVVLLSSVAALFPDAASHLIGRPHLLVEQALTEAPFTSTFLRPGSFATNTLGWAHSIKATGSVNLPHPAAHSDAVHEADLAEAALAVLTDSALAGAAYELSGPESLTFEEQIDRLAHVTGRAITVNVVSPEEWKQEVSAFMPAPFADTLLDLWRRTEGVPLPVTGAAAVAKLTGHPARSFTTWAEDHAADFTA; this is encoded by the coding sequence ATGACCATTCTCGTCACCGGCAGCCGCGGGCGAGTCGCCCGTGCCCTCATCGGCCTGCTCCACGACCGCGGCCACGCCGTCCGCGCCTCCTCCCGCGAGGCCGGCGACCTCGGCCTGCCGGCCGGCACGGAGGTCGTGCGCTGCGCGCTCGACGATCCCTCGACCTTCCCCGCGGCGCTGGAAGGCGTCTCGTCCGTCTTCCTCTACGCGGAGCCCGCGCACATCGACGCGTTCGTCGAGGAGGCCGCCCAGGCCGGCGTCCAGCACGTCGTGCTGCTGTCCTCGGTCGCGGCCCTCTTCCCGGACGCCGCCTCGCACCTGATCGGCCGGCCCCACCTGCTGGTCGAGCAGGCCCTCACGGAAGCGCCCTTCACGTCGACGTTCCTGCGGCCGGGCTCCTTCGCCACCAACACCCTCGGCTGGGCCCACTCCATCAAGGCGACGGGCTCGGTGAACCTCCCCCATCCCGCCGCCCACTCCGACGCCGTCCACGAGGCCGACCTCGCGGAGGCGGCGCTCGCGGTACTCACCGACTCGGCTCTCGCCGGTGCCGCGTACGAGCTCTCCGGGCCGGAGTCCCTCACCTTCGAGGAGCAGATCGACCGGCTGGCCCACGTCACGGGCCGCGCCATCACGGTCAACGTGGTGAGTCCGGAAGAGTGGAAGCAGGAGGTGTCCGCGTTCATGCCGGCGCCGTTCGCCGACACGCTCCTCGACCTGTGGCGGCGGACGGAGGGCGTCCCGCTGCCCGTCACCGGCGCCGCCGCCGTGGCGAAGCTGACGGGCCACCCGGCCCGCTCGTTCACGACGTGGGCGGAGGACCACGCCGCGGACTTCACCGCGTAG
- a CDS encoding MarR family winged helix-turn-helix transcriptional regulator: MSKRTELLKWIADESRRHYAAWTVFNQALADHLGVHPTDLQCLNLLCLDDAEPQTTGGIAKLTGLTPGSATRLVDRLEKAGLVERRTDPTDRRRALVVLAPDATARIGAAWQVPGNAFREVLAGYSEEELTVIGDYLGKVTEVGRAQAERLGREGRAS; the protein is encoded by the coding sequence GTGTCGAAGCGCACGGAGTTGCTGAAATGGATCGCCGACGAGAGCCGTCGGCACTACGCCGCCTGGACCGTGTTCAACCAGGCCCTCGCCGACCACCTGGGGGTGCACCCCACCGATCTGCAGTGCCTCAACCTGCTCTGCCTGGACGACGCCGAGCCGCAGACCACGGGCGGCATCGCCAAGCTGACGGGGCTGACCCCCGGGTCGGCCACCCGGCTCGTCGACCGGCTGGAGAAGGCCGGGCTCGTCGAACGCCGCACCGACCCCACCGACCGCCGGCGCGCCCTGGTGGTGCTGGCACCCGACGCCACGGCCCGGATCGGCGCCGCCTGGCAGGTCCCCGGAAACGCCTTCCGAGAGGTCCTCGCCGGCTACTCGGAGGAGGAGCTCACCGTCATCGGCGACTACCTCGGCAAGGTCACGGAGGTCGGCCGCGCCCAGGCCGAGCGGCTGGGCCGGGAGGGCCGCGCCTCCTGA
- a CDS encoding sirohydrochlorin chelatase: MALLLVAHGSRDPRHAATVAALRAALAARRPGLRVEVGFLDFCAPGVGQVLSRLEAEGVREVVAVPLLLTRAFHAKSDVPAALARAVAGRPGLAVRRAGVLGPSELLVAALERRLREAGVRDADRGATGVVLASAGSSDPEALAVLSGVAHRWQRTGWRAVRPAFASAAAPDTAQAVRALRAEGVERVAVAPYVLAPGRLPDRIVSGARAAGADVLADVLGPAPEVVSLLVRRYEQAVAAPELAVARPA; this comes from the coding sequence ATGGCTCTGCTGCTCGTCGCCCACGGCAGCCGTGATCCGCGGCACGCCGCCACGGTGGCCGCGCTGCGTGCGGCCCTCGCGGCACGCCGGCCGGGACTGCGCGTCGAGGTGGGCTTCCTGGACTTCTGCGCGCCGGGCGTGGGGCAGGTGCTGTCCCGGCTGGAGGCGGAGGGCGTACGGGAGGTGGTGGCGGTTCCCCTCCTGCTGACGCGTGCCTTCCACGCCAAGAGCGACGTGCCCGCCGCGCTCGCCCGCGCGGTCGCGGGCCGGCCGGGTCTGGCGGTGCGCCGGGCCGGTGTGCTGGGCCCCTCGGAGCTGCTGGTCGCCGCGCTGGAGCGGCGGCTCCGCGAGGCGGGGGTGCGGGACGCCGACCGGGGTGCGACGGGAGTCGTCCTGGCGTCGGCGGGGTCCTCCGACCCGGAGGCGCTGGCGGTGCTCTCGGGCGTCGCCCACAGGTGGCAGCGCACCGGCTGGCGCGCCGTGCGGCCCGCGTTCGCCTCCGCCGCCGCACCGGACACCGCGCAGGCGGTCCGGGCGCTCCGCGCGGAGGGCGTGGAGCGGGTGGCCGTGGCCCCGTACGTGCTCGCGCCGGGGCGGCTGCCGGACCGCATCGTCTCGGGGGCGCGGGCGGCGGGCGCGGACGTCCTGGCGGACGTCCTGGGTCCGGCGCCGGAGGTGGTCTCGCTGCTGGTGCGGCGCTACGAGCAGGCCGTGGCGGCGCCGGAGCTCGCGGTGGCGCGCCCCGCGTGA
- a CDS encoding ABC transporter permease, with protein MAATDTTRTTEPDLAGLEAGLDALDTVQVGRTPLRQVLLHKVLPPVVAVALVLTVWKLLVLAGVTDDYKLPDPTAVWRSLRELWLQGTLFDIIWTSVSRGLLGFLAALALGTPLGLLIARLPLLRAALGPLLSGLQSLPSVAWVPAAVIWLGITDTAMYAVILLGAVPSIANGLVSGIDQVPPLYLRAGRTMGATGLHGTRHVLLPAALPGYVAGLKQGWAFSWRSLMAAELIASSPELGLGLGQYLENARTDSDMPGVLLGIILILLVGIAIDLAVFSPLERRVLRARGLATR; from the coding sequence ATGGCCGCGACTGACACCACCCGGACCACCGAGCCGGACCTCGCGGGACTGGAGGCCGGTCTCGACGCGCTCGACACCGTGCAGGTCGGCCGCACCCCACTGCGGCAGGTGCTGCTGCACAAGGTGCTGCCGCCCGTCGTCGCGGTCGCCCTCGTCCTCACCGTCTGGAAGCTGCTGGTCCTCGCCGGCGTCACCGACGACTACAAACTCCCCGACCCCACCGCCGTCTGGCGCAGCCTGCGCGAACTCTGGCTCCAGGGCACCCTGTTCGACATCATCTGGACCAGCGTCTCCCGCGGCCTGCTCGGCTTCCTCGCCGCCCTCGCCCTCGGCACCCCCCTCGGCCTCCTCATCGCACGCCTCCCCCTCCTGCGCGCCGCCCTCGGCCCCCTCCTCTCCGGCCTCCAGTCACTGCCCTCCGTCGCCTGGGTCCCCGCCGCCGTCATCTGGCTCGGCATCACCGACACCGCCATGTACGCCGTCATCCTCCTCGGCGCCGTGCCCTCCATCGCCAACGGCCTCGTCTCCGGCATCGACCAGGTGCCACCCCTGTACCTCCGCGCCGGACGCACCATGGGCGCCACCGGTCTGCACGGCACCCGCCACGTCCTGCTGCCCGCCGCCCTCCCCGGCTACGTCGCCGGCCTCAAACAAGGCTGGGCCTTCTCCTGGCGCTCCCTCATGGCCGCCGAACTCATCGCCTCCTCACCCGAACTCGGCCTGGGGCTCGGCCAGTACCTTGAGAACGCCCGGACGGATTCGGACATGCCCGGCGTCCTCCTCGGGATCATCCTCATCCTCCTCGTCGGCATCGCCATCGACCTGGCAGTCTTCAGCCCGCTCGAACGCCGGGTCCTGCGGGCCCGCGGGCTGGCGACCCGCTAG
- a CDS encoding ABC transporter ATP-binding protein — protein MTPALTTENSTEPVVDETQAAVRIDRVHKGFGRSGGGQPVLEDISLDVRPGEFVCILGASGCGKSTLLNLVAGLDRPTSGTIDVPGGRPALMFQEHALFPWLTAGRNIELALRLRGVPRTERRTEAERLLDLVRLGGSHGKRVHELSGGMRQRVALARALAQDSRVLLMDEPFAALDAITRDVLHHELTRVWSQTRLSVLFVTHNVREAVRLGQRVVLLSSRPGKIVREWTVDIPQPRRIEDTAVADLSIEITEELRKEIRRHGRD, from the coding sequence ATGACCCCGGCGCTGACCACCGAGAACTCCACCGAGCCCGTCGTCGACGAGACGCAGGCGGCCGTCCGGATCGACCGGGTGCACAAGGGCTTCGGCCGTTCCGGCGGGGGACAGCCGGTGCTGGAGGACATCTCCCTCGACGTGCGACCGGGGGAATTCGTCTGCATCCTGGGCGCCTCCGGCTGCGGCAAGTCGACCCTGCTCAACCTGGTCGCCGGGCTCGACCGGCCCACCTCCGGCACCATCGACGTCCCCGGCGGCCGTCCCGCCCTGATGTTCCAGGAACACGCCCTCTTCCCCTGGCTGACCGCCGGCCGCAACATCGAACTCGCCCTGCGGCTGCGCGGCGTCCCCCGCACCGAACGCCGCACCGAGGCCGAGAGGTTGCTGGACCTGGTCCGCCTCGGCGGCTCCCACGGCAAACGCGTCCACGAGCTCTCCGGCGGCATGCGCCAGCGCGTCGCCCTCGCCCGCGCCCTCGCCCAGGACAGCCGCGTGCTGCTCATGGACGAACCCTTCGCCGCCCTCGACGCCATCACCCGCGACGTCCTCCACCACGAGCTCACCCGCGTCTGGTCCCAGACCCGGCTGTCCGTCCTGTTCGTCACCCACAACGTCCGCGAAGCCGTCCGCCTGGGCCAGCGCGTCGTCCTCCTCTCCTCCCGCCCCGGCAAGATCGTGCGCGAATGGACCGTCGACATCCCCCAACCGCGCCGCATCGAGGACACCGCCGTCGCCGACCTGTCGATCGAGATCACCGAAGAACTGCGCAAGGAGATCCGCCGCCATGGCCGCGACTGA
- a CDS encoding aliphatic sulfonate ABC transporter substrate-binding protein: MSPAARRALAALAAVPLLTGALSACGYGSQKDSNTSPARARAVSGEKLSADSVRIGYFPNLTHATALVGDQEGLIQKELGGTKLRATTFNAGPSEIEALNAGSIDIGWIGPSPAINGYVKSKGGNLRIVSGSASGGVKLVVDPKKITSPEDVKGKRIATPQKGNTQDVAFLNWIASQGWKTDPRSGKGDVSVVRTDNKVTPDAFKSGSVDGAWVPEPTASKLVAEGGKVLLDESSLWPDGKFVITNVVVSQKFLAKHPDVVEAVLRGSVRTNAWIAAHPDEAKASANAALKKLGGSALPADVLDPAWQSIRTTDDPLATTLDAQAEHAVAAGLLDKPDLTGIYDLTLLNKVLKAEGKPPVDAAKLGRQ; encoded by the coding sequence GTGTCACCTGCCGCTCGCCGAGCCCTCGCGGCACTCGCCGCCGTCCCCCTCCTTACCGGCGCCCTGAGCGCCTGCGGCTACGGCTCCCAGAAGGACTCGAACACGTCCCCCGCCAGGGCCCGGGCCGTCAGCGGCGAGAAGCTGTCCGCGGACTCCGTGCGCATCGGCTACTTCCCCAACCTCACGCACGCCACCGCGCTGGTCGGCGACCAGGAGGGGCTCATCCAGAAGGAGCTGGGCGGCACGAAGCTCCGTGCGACGACCTTCAACGCGGGGCCGTCGGAGATCGAGGCGCTCAACGCGGGCTCCATCGACATCGGCTGGATCGGCCCGTCTCCCGCGATCAACGGTTACGTCAAGTCCAAGGGCGGGAACCTGCGGATCGTCTCCGGATCCGCCTCCGGCGGCGTGAAGCTGGTCGTCGACCCGAAGAAGATCACCTCGCCGGAGGACGTCAAGGGCAAGCGGATCGCCACGCCGCAGAAGGGCAACACCCAGGACGTGGCCTTCCTCAACTGGATCGCGAGCCAGGGGTGGAAGACCGACCCCCGGAGCGGCAAGGGCGACGTGTCCGTCGTGCGGACGGACAACAAGGTGACGCCGGACGCCTTCAAGTCGGGTTCCGTCGACGGCGCGTGGGTGCCGGAGCCGACGGCGTCGAAACTGGTCGCCGAGGGCGGCAAGGTGCTGCTGGACGAGAGCTCGCTCTGGCCGGACGGCAAGTTCGTCATCACCAACGTGGTCGTGTCGCAGAAGTTCCTGGCCAAGCACCCCGACGTGGTGGAAGCAGTACTCCGGGGCTCGGTGCGCACCAACGCCTGGATCGCCGCCCACCCCGACGAGGCCAAGGCATCGGCCAACGCCGCCCTGAAGAAGCTGGGCGGCTCCGCCCTGCCCGCCGACGTCCTGGACCCGGCGTGGCAGTCGATCCGTACGACCGACGACCCGCTGGCCACCACCCTGGACGCCCAGGCGGAGCACGCCGTCGCTGCGGGCCTGCTGGACAAGCCGGACCTGACCGGCATCTACGACCTGACCCTCCTCAACAAGGTGCTCAAGGCCGAGGGCAAGCCCCCGGTCGACGCAGCGAAGCTCGGCAGGCAGTGA
- a CDS encoding sulfate adenylyltransferase subunit 1 — protein MTTTDMVGLAAASLLRFATAGSVDDGKSTLVGRLLHDSKSVLADQLDAVERASRHRGAAAPDLALLTDGLRAEREQGITIDVAHRYFATPRRRFILADTPGHVQYTRNMVTGASTAGLAVVLVDARNGVVEQTRRHAAVAALLRVPHVVLAVNKMDLVGYAESVFAAIAGEFTAYASRLGIGEVTAIPVSALAGDNVVVPSAHMDWYGGPTVLEHLESVPVGTDPTTSAARFPVQYVIRPQTPGHRDYRGYAGQIACGVFRVGDRVAVLPSGRTSTITAIDALGTSVDLAWAPQSVTLRLADDLDISRGDLITPTTSAPPTTRDIEATVCHLADRPLRTGDRVLLKHTTRTVKAIVKDLPSRLSLDDLTHTPHPTHLTANDIGRITLRTSEPLALDPYTNSRHTGSFLLIDPTDGTTLTAGMAGTSFAAPAAPVSTDGEWDF, from the coding sequence ATGACCACCACCGACATGGTGGGCCTGGCGGCTGCTTCGCTGCTGCGGTTCGCCACCGCCGGCTCCGTCGACGACGGCAAGTCCACCCTGGTGGGCCGGCTGTTGCATGACTCGAAGTCGGTTCTGGCCGACCAGCTTGACGCCGTCGAACGCGCCTCGCGCCACCGCGGTGCGGCCGCACCTGATCTGGCGTTGCTGACGGACGGGCTGCGGGCGGAGCGTGAGCAGGGCATCACCATCGACGTCGCCCACCGCTACTTCGCCACCCCGCGGCGGCGTTTCATCCTGGCCGACACGCCCGGGCATGTGCAGTACACGCGCAACATGGTCACCGGCGCCTCCACCGCAGGGCTTGCCGTGGTCCTGGTCGACGCCCGCAACGGGGTGGTCGAGCAGACCCGCCGTCACGCGGCTGTCGCGGCTTTGCTGCGGGTTCCCCATGTGGTGCTGGCCGTGAACAAGATGGATCTGGTCGGTTACGCCGAGTCCGTCTTCGCCGCGATCGCGGGGGAGTTCACCGCCTACGCGAGCCGGCTGGGTATCGGGGAGGTCACCGCCATCCCGGTCTCCGCGCTCGCGGGGGACAACGTGGTGGTCCCCTCCGCGCACATGGACTGGTACGGCGGGCCCACCGTGCTCGAACACCTGGAGAGCGTGCCCGTCGGCACCGACCCCACCACCAGCGCGGCCCGTTTTCCCGTCCAGTACGTCATCCGCCCCCAGACCCCCGGGCACCGCGACTACCGCGGCTACGCCGGCCAGATCGCCTGCGGCGTCTTCCGCGTCGGCGACCGGGTCGCTGTCCTGCCCAGCGGCCGTACCAGCACCATCACCGCCATCGACGCCCTGGGCACCAGCGTCGATCTGGCCTGGGCGCCCCAGTCTGTGACCCTACGGCTCGCCGACGACCTCGACATCTCCCGCGGCGACCTCATCACCCCCACCACCAGCGCACCCCCCACCACCCGCGATATCGAGGCCACCGTCTGCCACCTCGCCGACCGCCCCCTGCGCACCGGTGATCGTGTCCTGCTCAAACACACCACCCGCACCGTCAAAGCGATCGTGAAGGACCTCCCCTCACGCCTGAGCCTTGACGACCTCACCCACACCCCCCACCCCACCCACCTCACGGCCAACGACATCGGCCGTATCACCCTCCGCACCTCCGAACCCCTCGCCCTCGACCCCTACACCAACTCCCGCCACACCGGCTCCTTCCTCCTCATCGACCCCACCGACGGCACCACACTGACAGCGGGCATGGCGGGCACGTCGTTCGCCGCCCCGGCCGCGCCCGTGAGCACCGACGGCGAGTGGGACTTCTGA
- the cysD gene encoding sulfate adenylyltransferase subunit CysD, protein MLSHVDVLESEAVHVFREVAGEFERPVMLFSGGKDSIVMLHLALKAFAPAAVPFALLHVDTGHNFPEVLAYRDRVVAEHGLRLHVASVQEFIDDGRLRERGDGTRNPLQTVPLLEAIGRHRFDAVFGGGRRDEEKARAKERVFSLRDEFGGWDPRRQRPELWQLYNGRHAPGEHVRVFPLSNFTELDVWQYIAREKIELPSIYFAHEREVFAREGMWLAPGGWGGPREGERVERRLVRYRTVGDMSCTGAVDSDAVTIEAVIAEITASRLTERGATRADDKLSEAAMEDRKREGYF, encoded by the coding sequence GTGTTGTCGCATGTGGATGTGCTGGAGTCGGAGGCGGTGCATGTCTTTCGGGAGGTGGCGGGTGAGTTCGAGCGGCCGGTGATGTTGTTTTCCGGTGGTAAGGACTCGATCGTCATGCTGCATCTGGCGTTGAAGGCGTTCGCGCCGGCGGCGGTGCCGTTCGCGTTGTTGCACGTGGATACCGGGCACAACTTTCCCGAGGTCCTGGCGTATCGGGACCGGGTGGTGGCCGAGCACGGGTTGCGGCTGCATGTGGCGTCGGTGCAGGAGTTCATCGATGACGGCCGGTTGCGTGAGCGGGGGGACGGTACGCGTAATCCCTTGCAGACGGTGCCGTTGCTGGAGGCGATCGGGCGGCATCGTTTCGATGCGGTCTTCGGTGGCGGGCGGCGGGACGAGGAGAAGGCGCGGGCGAAGGAGCGGGTGTTCTCGCTGCGGGACGAGTTCGGTGGCTGGGATCCGCGGCGGCAGCGTCCGGAGCTGTGGCAGCTCTACAACGGCCGGCACGCGCCGGGGGAGCATGTGCGGGTGTTTCCGTTGTCGAACTTCACCGAGCTGGATGTGTGGCAGTACATCGCCCGGGAGAAGATCGAGTTGCCGTCGATCTACTTCGCGCATGAGCGTGAGGTGTTCGCGCGGGAGGGGATGTGGCTGGCGCCGGGCGGGTGGGGTGGTCCGCGCGAGGGTGAGCGGGTGGAGCGGCGGCTGGTGCGGTATCGCACGGTCGGTGACATGTCCTGCACCGGGGCGGTGGATTCCGACGCGGTCACGATCGAGGCGGTGATCGCTGAGATCACGGCGTCCCGGCTGACCGAGCGGGGTGCCACCCGGGCCGACGACAAGCTGTCGGAGGCCGCGATGGAGGACCGCAAGCGCGAGGGGTATTTCTGA
- the cysC gene encoding adenylyl-sulfate kinase codes for MSVGATVWLTGLPSAGKTTIARALAGRLRGVGGRVEVLDGDEVREFLSAGLGFSREDRFVNVERIGFVAQLLASHGVLVLVPVIAPYADAREAVRERHRVRGTGFVEVHVATPVEVCAVRDVKGLYARQAAGRLSGLTGVDDPYEVPVAPDLRIAAHEQGVEESVAALHVLLSERGLI; via the coding sequence ATGAGCGTGGGCGCCACCGTGTGGCTCACGGGCCTGCCGAGTGCGGGGAAGACGACGATCGCGCGTGCGTTGGCGGGGCGGTTGCGTGGTGTGGGTGGGCGGGTGGAGGTGCTGGACGGGGACGAGGTCCGTGAGTTCCTCTCCGCGGGTCTGGGTTTCTCGCGTGAGGACCGGTTCGTGAACGTGGAGCGGATCGGTTTTGTGGCGCAGTTGTTGGCCTCGCATGGGGTGCTGGTGCTGGTTCCGGTGATCGCGCCGTATGCGGATGCGCGGGAGGCGGTGCGTGAGCGTCACCGGGTGCGGGGCACCGGGTTCGTGGAGGTGCATGTGGCGACGCCGGTGGAGGTGTGCGCGGTGCGGGATGTGAAGGGCTTGTACGCGCGGCAGGCGGCGGGGCGGTTGTCGGGTCTGACGGGGGTGGACGATCCGTATGAGGTGCCGGTGGCCCCGGACCTGCGGATCGCCGCCCATGAGCAGGGTGTTGAGGAGTCGGTGGCGGCGCTGCACGTTTTGTTGAGCGAGCGGGGGTTGATATGA
- a CDS encoding phosphoadenylyl-sulfate reductase — translation MTDLERLAERAGRELEDAPATDILRWAAETFGERLCVTSSMEDAVVAHLASRAVPGIDVVFLDTGYHFPETLGTRDAVAAVMDVRLVTLTPRQSVAEQDAEYGPALHDRDPDLCCALRKVRPLDEGLASYDAWATGLRRDESPARAGTPVVGWDARRRKVKVSPIARWTQDDVDAYVTEHGVLTNPLLMEGYTSIGCAPCTRAVREGEDTRAGRWAGRAKTECGLHG, via the coding sequence ATGACGGACCTTGAGCGACTGGCCGAGCGGGCGGGCCGGGAACTGGAGGACGCACCGGCGACGGACATCCTGCGCTGGGCGGCCGAGACCTTCGGGGAGCGCCTGTGCGTCACCTCCTCCATGGAGGACGCGGTGGTCGCCCACCTCGCCTCGCGGGCCGTCCCGGGCATCGACGTGGTCTTCCTGGACACCGGCTACCACTTCCCCGAGACCCTCGGCACCCGGGACGCCGTCGCGGCCGTCATGGACGTCCGGCTCGTCACGCTCACGCCCCGGCAGAGCGTCGCCGAACAGGACGCCGAGTACGGACCGGCGCTCCACGACCGCGACCCGGACCTGTGCTGCGCGCTGCGGAAGGTGCGGCCCCTGGACGAGGGGCTGGCCTCCTACGACGCCTGGGCGACGGGCCTGCGGCGCGACGAGTCGCCGGCCAGGGCCGGCACGCCGGTCGTCGGCTGGGACGCGCGGCGGCGGAAGGTCAAGGTCTCCCCCATCGCCCGCTGGACCCAGGACGACGTGGACGCCTACGTCACCGAGCACGGCGTGCTCACCAACCCCCTGCTGATGGAGGGCTACACCTCCATCGGCTGCGCTCCTTGCACCCGCGCGGTGCGTGAGGGCGAGGACACCCGGGCCGGACGCTGGGCCGGCCGGGCCAAGACCGAGTGCGGACTGCACGGATGA